The following are encoded in a window of Telmatobacter sp. DSM 110680 genomic DNA:
- a CDS encoding flagellar biosynthetic protein FliR, with protein sequence MATWASFLSAMVLTLIRISGIVVFAPFFSSSALPARTKAVFVGAVALLLAPLVASLPAGHTEISFTALLSEIAVGLVYGLVLSLMNEMLLFAGQIAGVQFSFSMVNLLDPTSNIQTPLMGDLFQLMGTLVLIAAGLDRILLASLVRSFRAVPLGAYTLAPLTAHAIVQAAGGIFLAAVELAAPILAATMLIEVAVALLSKLSPQLPVMSLTVPLKTLVGFAVLIGSLALWPRFIEARFAGLLDMAEKLLQGPARSPGFGLGG encoded by the coding sequence ATGGCCACTTGGGCGAGCTTTTTGAGTGCGATGGTTCTAACTTTGATACGCATCAGCGGGATTGTTGTCTTTGCGCCCTTTTTCTCTTCCTCCGCTCTTCCAGCCCGGACCAAAGCTGTTTTCGTCGGCGCGGTTGCGCTTTTGCTTGCTCCGCTGGTCGCCTCGTTGCCTGCTGGACACACCGAAATCTCCTTCACTGCTCTGCTGAGCGAGATCGCTGTCGGACTTGTCTACGGCCTGGTGCTTTCGCTTATGAACGAGATGCTTTTGTTCGCCGGGCAGATTGCCGGAGTGCAATTCAGTTTCTCGATGGTCAATCTTCTTGACCCCACTTCCAATATCCAGACACCGCTGATGGGTGACCTCTTTCAACTGATGGGAACGCTGGTTCTAATCGCAGCGGGCCTTGATCGCATTCTGCTGGCATCGTTAGTGCGCAGCTTTCGTGCTGTGCCTCTGGGTGCGTACACCCTCGCACCGCTCACCGCGCATGCGATCGTTCAGGCGGCGGGTGGCATTTTCCTCGCCGCGGTGGAATTGGCGGCGCCCATCCTTGCGGCCACCATGCTGATTGAGGTTGCGGTTGCGCTGCTCAGTAAACTCAGTCCGCAGTTGCCGGTTATGTCGCTGACTGTGCCCCTCAAAACCCTTGTCGGATTTGCCGTCCTTATCGGCTCTCTGGCCTTGTGGCCTCGTTTTATCGAAGCGCGCTTTGCGGGACTTCTCGACATGGCGGAAAAGCTGTTGCAAGGACCTGCAAGATCGCCAGGCTTTGGACTGGGAGGGTAG
- a CDS encoding flagellar biosynthetic protein FliQ, which yields MTPDLVAELLRQLMKEAMILSAPVLVAAVLLGFILTLVQTLTSLQEQSLTAVPRLAVVALILLVGMPWFLGRLAAYTLLLMSDLHRYLG from the coding sequence ATGACTCCTGATCTTGTTGCCGAGCTACTTCGCCAGTTAATGAAGGAGGCCATGATCCTGAGTGCGCCGGTGCTGGTCGCAGCAGTTTTACTTGGCTTCATTCTCACGCTTGTCCAAACCCTCACCAGTCTTCAGGAACAGTCGCTGACTGCTGTGCCGCGTCTCGCGGTCGTGGCGCTCATCCTGCTGGTGGGCATGCCGTGGTTTCTCGGGCGGCTGGCTGCTTACACCCTTCTGCTGATGTCGGACCTTCACCGCTATCTGGGCTAA
- the fliP gene encoding flagellar type III secretion system pore protein FliP (The bacterial flagellar biogenesis protein FliP forms a type III secretion system (T3SS)-type pore required for flagellar assembly.), with protein sequence MMTLLVAARVAVPATSQLLPDLNARLHPSDSTPWTILFALTLITLLPAILMCMTPLVRLMVVFHFLRQALGTQTAPSNPTLLGLGLMMTWFLMTPVLGQVDQQAVQPYRAGQITGWDAIDRGSQPIKHFLLHYSREKDLALFTAAGQIPRPNAPDDLPMRVVVPAYILSELKAGFAIGAVLFLPFLLVDMVTAAITTSIGMFQLPPVVISTPLKILLFVMVDGWNLLAHSLLKSF encoded by the coding sequence ATGATGACGCTCCTTGTGGCAGCACGCGTAGCTGTTCCCGCAACCTCGCAACTTCTGCCCGATCTCAACGCACGTTTGCATCCTTCCGACTCGACGCCGTGGACGATTCTCTTCGCACTCACCCTGATCACGCTTCTTCCGGCAATCCTGATGTGCATGACGCCCCTGGTCCGGCTGATGGTGGTATTCCACTTCTTGCGGCAGGCGCTCGGCACGCAGACTGCCCCCTCTAACCCCACGCTACTCGGTCTAGGCCTGATGATGACCTGGTTCCTGATGACCCCAGTACTCGGCCAGGTGGATCAGCAGGCTGTACAGCCGTATCGCGCGGGACAGATTACGGGCTGGGACGCGATCGATCGCGGATCGCAGCCGATCAAGCATTTTCTGTTGCACTACTCCCGCGAGAAGGACCTCGCGCTGTTCACGGCGGCGGGTCAGATTCCGCGCCCCAACGCACCCGACGATCTTCCTATGCGCGTCGTCGTTCCGGCTTACATCCTTTCTGAGTTGAAAGCAGGGTTTGCGATTGGCGCTGTGCTGTTTCTGCCATTTCTGCTGGTTGATATGGTGACGGCCGCGATCACAACCTCGATAGGCATGTTCCAGTTGCCGCCTGTGGTCATCTCCACGCCACTCAAGATTCTGCTGTTCGTGATGGTCGACGGCTGGAATTTGCTGGCTCACTCGCTGCTTAAAAGCTTCTAA
- a CDS encoding flagellar biosynthetic protein FliO translates to MGVFANALSFAVGHRPPAARVLSLQRFRLVAWFLSRFHHREFQQPRLALVQRIVLAPRQTVALIEADGQRVLVATSPEGTPAFFSLLPTPNNRRTAQSLKNAAEKARP, encoded by the coding sequence TTGGGAGTCTTTGCAAATGCATTGAGCTTCGCTGTAGGACACCGGCCGCCTGCTGCGCGTGTGCTATCTCTGCAGCGCTTTCGGTTAGTGGCGTGGTTTCTGAGCCGGTTCCACCATCGTGAATTCCAGCAGCCTCGCCTCGCCCTCGTGCAGCGAATCGTGCTCGCTCCCCGTCAGACGGTTGCTCTGATTGAAGCCGATGGGCAACGCGTGCTGGTGGCGACTTCTCCCGAGGGTACGCCTGCATTCTTTTCTCTCCTGCCCACACCCAACAACCGCCGGACAGCGCAATCTCTGAAGAATGCCGCGGAAAAGGCGCGTCCATGA
- a CDS encoding FliM/FliN family flagellar motor switch protein, with protein sequence MATQSQLSTISTANGLAEMKTEAVLAQPSPAPPVEGVLSINPLVARLPVEIDVAVPVRGFRVRNLLNLSAGTVIASKWMNGDDMPLGTHGAQLAWAEFEVIDQLLAVRITRLL encoded by the coding sequence ATGGCGACGCAATCCCAGCTTTCCACGATCTCCACTGCCAACGGTCTGGCGGAGATGAAGACTGAAGCCGTTCTGGCTCAGCCGTCTCCGGCTCCGCCGGTGGAAGGGGTTCTCAGCATCAATCCGCTGGTTGCTCGCCTTCCTGTCGAGATCGATGTCGCCGTCCCCGTCAGGGGTTTTCGGGTTCGCAATCTTCTGAATCTCAGCGCAGGTACGGTGATCGCTTCGAAGTGGATGAACGGAGACGACATGCCCCTTGGAACCCACGGTGCGCAGTTGGCGTGGGCAGAGTTTGAAGTGATCGATCAGCTTTTGGCAGTTCGCATCACCCGTCTGCTTTAA
- the pdxS gene encoding pyridoxal 5'-phosphate synthase lyase subunit PdxS, producing MPQQNENKSFSGTGLRLKIGLAEMLKGGVIMDVMNVEQARIAEEAGAVSVMALERVPAMIRAEGGVARMAKPSLIKQIIQAVSIPVMAKARIGHFAEAQILQQLGVDFIDESEVLTPADEAHHIDKHAFTTPFVCGARNLGEALRRIAEGAAMIRTKGEAGTGDVVHAVQHMRQIVKEMKALTVLSEQELYAAAKEHQAPYELIRMVAQTGKLPVPNFSAGGIATPADAALMMQLGAEAIFVGSGIFMKERATPLDVENDPKEREEAVSRAKAIVIATTHYNDPKILAEASEQVTGTMKGLAAAAIEESQLLQTRGW from the coding sequence ATGCCCCAACAAAATGAAAATAAGAGTTTTTCTGGAACTGGTCTGCGCCTAAAGATCGGTCTCGCCGAGATGCTGAAGGGCGGGGTGATCATGGACGTGATGAACGTCGAACAGGCCCGTATAGCTGAAGAAGCCGGAGCCGTCTCCGTGATGGCATTGGAACGCGTACCGGCGATGATTCGCGCTGAAGGTGGTGTGGCGCGTATGGCCAAACCCAGCCTGATCAAGCAGATCATCCAGGCGGTATCGATTCCGGTGATGGCAAAAGCTCGTATCGGCCATTTTGCCGAAGCGCAGATTCTGCAGCAGCTTGGCGTGGACTTCATCGACGAGAGCGAAGTTCTTACGCCGGCTGACGAGGCCCACCATATTGATAAGCACGCCTTTACAACTCCTTTCGTTTGCGGGGCACGCAATCTGGGCGAGGCTCTTCGCCGGATCGCCGAGGGTGCAGCCATGATTCGCACCAAGGGCGAGGCGGGAACCGGCGACGTGGTGCATGCCGTGCAGCATATGCGTCAGATTGTGAAAGAGATGAAGGCGCTTACGGTGTTGAGTGAGCAGGAACTCTACGCTGCCGCCAAGGAGCACCAGGCACCTTACGAATTGATTCGTATGGTTGCGCAGACTGGCAAATTGCCCGTGCCGAACTTCTCCGCAGGCGGAATCGCGACGCCGGCCGATGCCGCGTTGATGATGCAACTCGGCGCCGAAGCCATCTTTGTGGGTTCAGGAATCTTCATGAAGGAGCGGGCGACGCCGCTCGACGTGGAGAACGATCCAAAGGAGCGCGAAGAGGCGGTTTCCCGTGCCAAGGCCATCGTGATCGCGACCACGCATTACAACGACCCCAAAATCCTGGCCGAGGCTAGCGAACAGGTAACCGGCACCATGAAGGGTCTGGCGGCCGCAGCGATCGAAGAGTCACAGTTGTTGCAAACGCGTGGCTGGTAG
- the pdxT gene encoding pyridoxal 5'-phosphate synthase glutaminase subunit PdxT encodes MNAEVKRPRIGVLAIQGDYAAHAEALTECGATPVEVRKREELDGLDGLILPGGESTTILKFLERGHLFDELKQFCSTRPVFGTCAGAILLAREVRNPAQRSLGVLDAVVERNAYGRQIDSSILFSDTKLHGEKLEMVFIRAPRIVQTGPQVEILAQRDGMATLVRQGKLMAATFHPELTSDRRVHKAFVDLVQANLQS; translated from the coding sequence TTGAACGCGGAAGTAAAGCGGCCGCGCATCGGTGTATTGGCTATCCAGGGTGACTATGCTGCCCACGCTGAGGCATTGACCGAATGTGGCGCGACGCCTGTCGAGGTGCGGAAGCGCGAGGAACTGGACGGGCTGGATGGCCTGATTCTGCCGGGTGGCGAATCAACTACCATCCTGAAGTTCCTGGAGCGGGGCCATCTCTTCGATGAATTGAAACAATTCTGTTCCACCCGACCGGTGTTCGGCACATGTGCGGGCGCAATTCTCCTGGCGCGCGAGGTGCGAAATCCAGCCCAGAGAAGCCTGGGGGTGCTGGACGCGGTGGTAGAACGCAACGCCTACGGACGTCAGATCGATTCTTCGATCCTCTTTTCCGATACGAAACTGCACGGCGAAAAGCTGGAAATGGTATTTATCCGTGCACCGCGGATCGTTCAGACAGGTCCTCAAGTGGAGATACTGGCGCAGCGCGATGGCATGGCAACACTCGTGCGGCAGGGCAAGCTGATGGCGGCCACTTTCCATCCGGAGTTGACCTCCGACCGGCGCGTCCACAAAGCATTTGTTGATCTGGTCCAAGCCAATCTTCAGTCGTAA
- a CDS encoding cytochrome c oxidase subunit 3, whose product MPATFTHSPAETERKEPGIGGKPPVDRRPTGGGGGGGDDDRQHERRGPRELLHKIRFSVFSILAADMMFFAILVALFFARQAGTHMDPRTHEQIGDWHPVLLPPILYLNTALLLLSSLTMEIARQSIFREIDVLEEWLGLGHPALQRTLPWMGATLGLGLLFLTGQWVAWRQLTAQGFAFDHWSTPASYFFYIITGLHAAHLIVGVVALAVTLGVIRRLKRVELRQVAVDATAWYWHAMGLAWMVLFAVLVIGQ is encoded by the coding sequence ATGCCCGCGACCTTTACGCATTCCCCTGCGGAAACGGAACGGAAAGAGCCAGGAATTGGCGGCAAACCTCCGGTTGACCGACGGCCTACGGGCGGCGGCGGGGGGGGCGGCGACGATGACCGGCAGCATGAGCGTAGAGGTCCGCGCGAATTGCTGCATAAGATTCGCTTTTCTGTTTTCTCGATTCTCGCGGCTGACATGATGTTCTTTGCCATCCTTGTGGCACTCTTCTTCGCCCGCCAGGCCGGCACTCACATGGATCCCCGCACCCATGAGCAGATCGGAGACTGGCATCCGGTTCTGCTGCCTCCAATTCTCTACCTCAATACTGCCCTCTTACTGCTCAGCAGCCTCACGATGGAGATTGCGCGCCAGAGCATCTTTCGCGAAATCGACGTATTGGAGGAATGGCTGGGCCTTGGCCATCCAGCACTGCAGCGCACTCTACCCTGGATGGGTGCCACCCTGGGCCTCGGACTCCTCTTCTTGACCGGACAATGGGTGGCGTGGCGTCAACTCACGGCGCAGGGATTCGCATTCGATCACTGGTCGACGCCCGCCAGCTACTTTTTCTACATCATCACTGGTCTCCATGCTGCTCACCTGATTGTGGGCGTCGTTGCGCTGGCGGTAACCCTGGGAGTCATTCGCAGGTTGAAGCGAGTAGAACTGCGCCAAGTCGCAGTGGATGCAACTGCGTGGTACTGGCACGCGATGGGGCTTGCCTGGATGGTGCTGTTTGCCGTCCTGGTGATCGGACAGTAA
- a CDS encoding metallophosphoesterase, which produces MSPIHMVGYGDMRFTDPAVKIGTNPRIRKYLAERVAEESPEVLLLTGDMPYIGSSDADWQVFRDETALWRKNQILQLPTMGNHEVRTDIHKGIANYLKNFPGIQNHRYYSVLMGSVEVISLDMTSASGGTSPQATWFAAQLDHLPAQVDFLFILYHTPWVVDEQSKLFTNLPSKEALTLRHLLEIHLHKMHAKVIVFNGHIHNYERFERNGVEYVTSGGGGAEPYPLLFRGSEDLYQDTAFPVYHYLTLDYRDRKLHAVMWKVKDPDAASLSVEKKDEFTLVAEPNKTGKFIP; this is translated from the coding sequence TTGTCACCCATCCATATGGTGGGCTATGGCGACATGCGCTTCACTGATCCGGCGGTAAAGATAGGCACCAATCCTCGCATCAGAAAGTACCTTGCGGAGCGTGTTGCCGAGGAGAGTCCCGAGGTCTTGCTGCTCACCGGCGATATGCCTTATATAGGCTCCAGCGATGCCGATTGGCAGGTATTTCGCGACGAGACGGCTCTCTGGCGTAAGAACCAGATCCTGCAGCTTCCCACGATGGGGAATCACGAAGTGCGCACCGACATCCACAAAGGGATCGCCAACTACCTGAAAAACTTTCCCGGCATCCAGAACCACCGCTACTACTCGGTTCTCATGGGCAGCGTGGAAGTCATCTCGCTCGACATGACCTCGGCGTCGGGCGGCACCAGCCCGCAAGCAACCTGGTTCGCGGCTCAACTCGATCACCTGCCAGCGCAAGTGGATTTTCTCTTCATCCTTTATCACACCCCGTGGGTAGTTGATGAACAGTCCAAGCTCTTTACCAACTTACCTTCGAAGGAAGCGCTCACGCTGCGGCATCTCCTTGAGATTCATCTCCACAAGATGCACGCCAAAGTGATCGTCTTCAACGGGCACATCCATAACTACGAGCGATTCGAGCGCAACGGCGTTGAATATGTGACATCAGGCGGTGGTGGCGCAGAGCCTTATCCACTGCTCTTTCGCGGGTCGGAGGACCTGTATCAGGACACGGCATTCCCCGTGTACCACTACCTCACCCTGGATTATCGCGACAGGAAACTTCACGCAGTGATGTGGAAGGTGAAGGACCCGGATGCTGCCAGCCTTTCGGTGGAGAAGAAAGACGAATTCACCTTGGTTGCGGAACCAAACAAGACTGGCAAGTTCATTCCATGA
- a CDS encoding NADH-quinone oxidoreductase subunit A produces the protein MIPYHWQYLPLLMQVLFAIGLAAMMVLASWFIGRHRNLPVKLATYECGIVSVGDARARFSVRFYMVAMLFILFDVEAVFMMPWAVIYRQLPHITGQRLFGFWEMVVYLGFVAVGLYYIVRKGILNWSMDKADL, from the coding sequence ATGATTCCCTACCACTGGCAGTATCTTCCACTTCTAATGCAAGTGCTTTTTGCTATTGGACTTGCTGCGATGATGGTGCTGGCATCCTGGTTCATCGGCCGGCATCGCAATCTTCCCGTCAAGCTGGCGACATATGAATGCGGAATCGTGTCGGTTGGCGACGCTCGGGCCCGATTCAGCGTGCGTTTTTACATGGTCGCGATGCTCTTTATCCTCTTCGACGTTGAAGCGGTTTTCATGATGCCCTGGGCGGTGATCTACCGCCAGCTCCCGCATATTACCGGACAGCGATTATTCGGGTTCTGGGAGATGGTTGTTTACCTGGGTTTTGTCGCGGTTGGTCTGTACTACATCGTGCGTAAGGGCATTCTGAACTGGAGCATGGACAAGGCGGATCTCTAA